The sequence below is a genomic window from Qipengyuania flava.
CAACACTTATCCGAACGAACAGGAAACCCATGGCGAAGATCAAGGTTGCGAACCCGATCGTCGAACTCGACGGCGACGAAATGACGAAAATCATCTGGCAGTGGATCCGTGAGCGGCTGATCCTGCCGTATCTCGACGTCGACCTTAAGTATTACGACCTCTCGATCGAGAAGCGCGACGAAACCGACGACCAGATCACTATCGACGCAGCCAACGCGATCAAGGAACACGGCGTCGGCGTGAAATGCGCCACCATCACGCCCGACGAAGCCCGCGTCGAAGAATTCGACCTCAAGAAGATGTGGGTTAGCCCGAACGGCACGATCCGCAACATCCTGGGCGGCGTGGTCTTCCGCGAGCCGATCGTGATCGACAACGTGCCGCGCCTGGTGCCGGGCTGGACCGACCCGATCGTGGTCGGCCGTCACGCGTTCGGCGACCAGTACCGCGCCAAGGACACTCTGATCCCGGGCGCCGGCAAGCTGCGCCTCGTCTTCGAAGGCGAAGACGGCGAGAAGATCGACCTCGACGTCTACGAATTCCAGAGCTCGGGCGTCGCCATGGCGATGTACAATCTCGACGACAGCATCCGCGATTTCGCGCGTGCCTGTATGAACTACGGCCTCGACCGCGGCTGGCCGGTGTACCTGTCGACCAAGAACACCATCCTCAAGAAGTACGATGGCCGCTTCAAGGACCTGTTCCAGGAAGTGTTCGACGCCGAATTCGCCGACAAGTTCAAGGAAGCGAACATCACCTACGAGCACCGCCTGATCGACGACATGGTCGCCGCGGCTCTGAAGTGGAGCGGCAAGTTCGTCTGGGCCTGCAAGAACTACGACGGCGACGTGCAGTCGGACGTCGTGGCGCAGGGCTTCGGCTCGCTCGGCCTGATGACATCGGTCCTGATGACGCCGGACGGCAAGACCGTCGAAGCGGAAGCCGCCCACGGCACCGTGACGCGCCACTACCGCCAGCACCAGGAAGGCAAGGCGACCTCGACCAACCCGATTGCGTCGATCTTCGCCTGGACCCGCGGCCTTATCTATCGCGGCCGTTTCGACAACACGCCCGACGTCGTGAAGTTCGCCGAAACGCTCGAGCGCGTCTGCATCAAGACCGTCGAAAGCGGCAAGATGACCAAGGACCTCGCGCTGCTGATCGGTCCGGAGCAGAGCTGGATGACCACCGAACAGTTCTTCGAAGCGATCGTCGAAAACCTCGAGAAGGAAATGCAGGCCTGGGGCT
It includes:
- a CDS encoding NADP-dependent isocitrate dehydrogenase, whose amino-acid sequence is MAKIKVANPIVELDGDEMTKIIWQWIRERLILPYLDVDLKYYDLSIEKRDETDDQITIDAANAIKEHGVGVKCATITPDEARVEEFDLKKMWVSPNGTIRNILGGVVFREPIVIDNVPRLVPGWTDPIVVGRHAFGDQYRAKDTLIPGAGKLRLVFEGEDGEKIDLDVYEFQSSGVAMAMYNLDDSIRDFARACMNYGLDRGWPVYLSTKNTILKKYDGRFKDLFQEVFDAEFADKFKEANITYEHRLIDDMVAAALKWSGKFVWACKNYDGDVQSDVVAQGFGSLGLMTSVLMTPDGKTVEAEAAHGTVTRHYRQHQEGKATSTNPIASIFAWTRGLIYRGRFDNTPDVVKFAETLERVCIKTVESGKMTKDLALLIGPEQSWMTTEQFFEAIVENLEKEMQAWG